A window of Podospora bellae-mahoneyi strain CBS 112042 chromosome 1 map unlocalized CBS112042p_1.3, whole genome shotgun sequence genomic DNA:
CaatgtggtggagagggctaCACTGGTCCTACCCGCTGTGCCGAGGGCACCTGCAAGGTTAGCAACCAGTGGTACTCTCAGTGCGTGAACTAGGCTCGAGACGAAACCGAGAGGAGTTTGCTGGGACGACGGCAGGACGACGGCAGGACGCAGTCATTCGTTAGAACAGTCAATAGTAAATTCCTCCCGCATCAGTACTATCTGCTTACCAACGTACTTTTGTTTGTAGAGAACAACTGGACGCAGAAGACGCAAGCATTGGGCCACTGTTCTACTTTTGTGACATTAGCATTCAATTCAGGGGCTCAGAGGGGGGGACAACAAAACCTCAGGTTCTTGCGTTTGAAGAAACCGGACAAGCACTCACAGCACTAAAGTCTGAACACGTAGTTTTCACGTGGATCAATTTCTTGATTATCTAGAGCCCGTTCAgacctctctctccatcacctGGGCGAAGAAGAGATGGCAAGTGTACTCAGATCCGCCTGTGCTCGACACAAACTCCATGTCTGAAAGCCCATCGGTCCAGGACGCAATGCGACCAATGGGGCGGCACTCAGTCCCCCCAACATCGATCTGCTTTTCCAGGCAGTTCTGTCCCTCGGTGTCGGGAAAACAGAAGATGCTGAACGCGCAAGCTGTCTTTCCGTCCTCCAGGATGGTGACAAAAGCCTCTACGGCTCTGGGACGACTTAGGATGCTGATCTGGGCGTTAGCACACGCCACACGTTGTGATCCCGACGGTTTGACACAGTTGGCGTCGCCGCAATAGTGCGTAACATGACAACTGTCTGAGGCACACAAATAGTCAATTTCCGCACTGAAAGCCCTCCCTTGCAAGATGGACAATGCGGCGTCTCGCTGTGTGACGTTGACAGGAGGAGACGTGGGTGTTGCAGTCGGTTTTGTAACCCCGTGGCGGTCCTTGACTGCAAGAGCCTGATCGCAACGAGTGCTGGTCTGCAAGCATTTGCAGCTAGGATTATTGCTGGGACACAGGGGAGTGCCAGCATCTTGCCTTTTGGGACATAGCGTTTGCGTAGGTAAGGACGAGTTGCCCTTAAGGCAGACATTCGTCTCCGCGCATATTTGGGTCGAAGTGTAGCCCGCACACCCCGCTCCGGTATACAGTAAGGAATTAGTGGTGCCTGAGGGAGCCTCGTTACTAGTTACGGGGGTTGGCTTGATGGATGTGGAAGATGGCTTGATCGTGGTTACAACAGTAGCTCCACTTGTCACCACGTTTGAAGTGATGGTGAATATGTGCTGGGTCTCGGTCGAAAAAGACAAACGTACTGGTTACCTCTACAGTAACAGTCTCCGAAATCACCGTGGAAAATATCGCCTCCACCCAGAGAGTAGACGTATTGGTTACCGAGGTGGCTTGAGTCTCTCCGACTGTCGTGGTTCCCGTGAGTGTATTGAAGGTGTGGGAAGGATTCTCGGGATCATAGTGGTCGGGTGGCAAGGTGGTCGATGAGTTCGTCGTGGCGGTCGAGCCGCAATAGAAACCGGTGCAAAGGGAACCGCATCCTGGAGATTCCGGGGCGCAGGTGACATTTGCTGAGCCTGTCTGAAAGGTGATGGGGTCGCTGAAGGCACCAGGTCCAGGCGTATTTGTCAGCAGGCCACCAGGAACGATCTCTACGCATTGACCGGCGGTGTATTGATCGCATCCAGCACCGAAAGGTGCCAGGTCTGCGAGACTCCCCTTTGGACAGCGCGGGTGCATGTCTGGCCAAACGCTTGTACCACCAAATGTCTACACTCGACGTCGTTGCAATCGTCTATGACTTGGAGAGCTTTTGTTGACGTCGATGCCCATGTTACCGAAAATatcacccccgccaccaaGACTCCAACGCTGTCCGAACCGTCCGAATCGTCGTAGTTGTCCGATTCACCgctgtcatcatcgtcgtctgtAGTGGAATCTTCACCCTGGTTGTATGCTTGCCGTCCTCTCCCATACACGCCCTCCATCTGCGCGATCTCGTCCGTCACTTGAGCTCGCAAGGCTTCCATGTGGCACTCTCTCATACGTTCCACAAAGATGGCAAAGCTCCAATTACTGCCGTCACCGCCAACAAAACCTTTGGCTATGACTTCCTTGTAGTTTTCATAGCTCGATTTGGCCAGGTGATCCGGCCCATATTCCCCGTTGGCTTTGAGCTAGGTTGTGATCTTGCCACTTCGTCATGGTTTCCGGGATGTTTTGGCCAACCATGCATTGATCATAGCCCGCTTCCGGTAGGTCACGGTCTTGGGGGTTGTCAAGCTGACGGGTATCTCCGCCCTCAGGGGGAGCAGTCGCGTTATCGCTGATTCGACGCAGGAGTTCGGCGGCAGGCTGCATTGCTAAAGGACAAGCAGATTCACCACTCATGCTTGTGGTGTCCTGATCAACATCAGTGACCACGCAGGCCGTGATAGTGTTGCATTCCGTGGGTTGCCGAAGACGTGATTGTGCTTGTTGAGCTGCTGATCACAGTTGTGGAGACGAAGGTCGAGGTGGCGCATATCTCGGCCTCTTTTGACTCGCAGTTCGTTGGATCCTCCTCAGGGGCCACAGGGTGACCATGTGGATCAGTGTTGCTCAGTTGTCGTCTGATTAGTACCTGGTACTGTGGGAAGGCAGGATGGGCCCACCTCTAGGTGGTTAAATTGGGGACTTTTGGAGCAAGATATAGCAGAGAAACACAACCAACTTCACCCCCTTCATCTGACTACTTGATACTATACACCTCGTGACAAGAACCCACGTCACCGTGCCATCGGGTTTGGTGAGGACCACGGGAGCTGGTGGAATGTCAATGCTGGGAATGATCCACAACGGAGCACCTTCATTCTCTTCACCCGTGTAATTGTAGTTGCCACTGGAATGACGCTTGTAACGATAGAGGCCACAGCGACTGTCAAAGTCGTAGTTGTGGCGCCAAAGGTTCCGTTTTGCATTTGtccaacctcgacctcggtCGTGTACGGGTCGATGTAGATCGTGGTAGGGGTAGCAAGCGTGGTTGGTGGCATAACGAGGATACAAGGCGGTGACGGGCACTGCGAGGAAGAAAGATACTGGTAGACTCTCGTATTGGGGTCTCAGACGAGCAAACAGTTTGCCATGCCAACAAGCAAGGGCGCGAGTCGGGGACGGTCGTCAGTAGACTGGCCCATTGAAGACCGGCCTTGATTGTGAATGTATTGCTTTCCATACTCGCGCAGGGTGAGCTCCTTGGTACCACTGGTGCCCTCAATGATGGGATACTTTGTTCCGCTGAGCACCATAATGATACAGAAGTTGGTGAAAACCGTATTGTCAAGGACCACGTCCGCAGCACGGGGAGCAGCGAGGATTCCGATGAGCACGTTCTTGACAACCGAGTCAATGATGGACACTGAGTCGATACCCTGGTCGTTAAGACCACCAATTCCGCTGATGTTAAAGCCAACGCTGCCGCCATCAATCTCGATCTTGTGCCAGTTGAAACCCCAATCCCACACCATGTCTACGGCAGTGCTACAGTTCTTGAACTGTAGTGATGTAGCCGTGTACTGCTGAGaaccccctcgccacccGATAGCACCGCCCTCAAAGACGAGATTTGAAACGAACCCTCCCGAGCCGTTCTCGGTGAAGATGCCCATATGGGTAGGAGTCTTTCCAAGATTGTCAGATGTCGGCACCTGGAAAAGAAGGTTTTGCAATGTACAGGCCTGACTAACCTGCCAGTGAATACCAGTTGGTGCCAGGGGCTGTCCATTCTCGTCGGTAGCAGCGGGCATCGACTAGAGGTCGAAGACGAAATTGCGAATCTGTCGAAAGAATTGGTTTTGGGAAATGTACCAATTGATACCTGAGCCGGGGATATAGGGGTTGACATCCATGAGAACCATTCCAGTAAAGGTCTCGCATCCCTTGATGATGGGCCGGTTATTGGGATCACCGACGAACTGTGTGAAGTAATACTGGATGATGGGAGTGCAGATCTTGTAGGTACCGAGTGGGAAGTAAATCAGAGCTGGGCGAACGGTAGTGCTTCCGCAGTCCCTCGCCACATCGGTTACCATCCATGATGGAAGCATTGATTGCTTCCTTGGTGTTATTGGTTCCGGTGTTGTCGGCCATGTAGTCCAGGACGCTTCTGTAAAGGACATAGTTGTTCTCGGCCAGTGGAGCCTATTGAATAATGAAGTTAGTATTTCATTTCACGGATTAGGATGGATAGCGCCAGAGACACACCTTTCCATGGGAGCCAAGAGTGGAAAGCCAAAAGGTATTGTTGTCGTCAGCAGTAACCAAAAGTATTGCCGGtagcagccttcttctcggccaaCTTCTTCATGTAGCCTTCAACGCTACCAGAGTCGGATCAGACCGGACCGCTATATTTGCCTGCAAGTTCAATCACTGTTGGCCAAACCAACTGTCTAGACATGTGGGTGGAGTCCTGGATCAACTTGCTTTTGCTGGGCGCAAAACCCCGAGCGTTGTCCGTGTGTAATCCGGCGAGTGGGGAGGGGTCTGCTGGAATTCTGCCGGTAAGTTCTGAAGGCTGAAGCCGTGTGTTACATCTTTCCAGCCATCCCTGGACATCCCCGCCGAGACAGTCGGGATGGTGACAGTGGTGAGTAGTGCCGCCAAGCCAACGATGAGTCTCCTCATCGCGTTGATTGTGTCGTGTGTCTTACTAAAGGAGGCGATTTAGATGTGAGAATTGGTACTGAGAGTTAAGTCTCCCGGTTCAGGTGTGGATGCGAAAAGGAAATGGAAGTGTAGGAGGGAACAGGAGAGACAGATCTTTACAGTGATATCTGGGTCCAGCCGGCGTCCCCAATCAATCTTCAAAGTCTTGATGGGGGTCTGACTCCAGTCGCTCATGTCAGATATCGCATCGGAATTGAGTGAATTACCTGGATGGTTGGGGCACTGGAGGAGGTCAACAAAGGATCCATGCCagagcagctcctccagcatATTGGACGATCCACCTCATACATGCGAGAGCATCGGTTGGGTAGGGAAGAGGTACCAGAGTGCATGATTCGAACTTTTGGCAATGCTCTGGCCAATTCACTGGGACTGTGATGTAGAAAATGCCAGGTGAGTCCATGGAACTGGAGCCTGATTTGCTCCGTTGGGTAAATTGGGAGCTTGGAAGTGAAATTTACTTGTGACTTTGTGGGGCGTTTACACTGGTGAATAAACTTGTGTCTGATATCCCAGCATGCTCATTCCATTTCCGACATGAGGTACCTGGTGGGGCAAGGAGATGTGTCCGCTGAGGTTCATCCACCATCTAGATACCACTGCCAGACGAACAGACACCTGATTGAACACTCCATGCCTAACTCATCCAGGCGCTCGACGAATTCCTTTTGATCAGACTATTGTACCAGCCCTCAACTTGATCAAATCGGCCGCCTGTTCCGCTTGTCAGCTTGTCAATTCACCAAGCAAAAGTCAAGATCGATTCTCACCTTCTCTGCCACCGCATATACCGTCATGCTTGTGGTACCCGCAACAATTGTCGGCATCATCGACGCATCCACCACGCTCAGGCCCCTCACTCCATACACCATCAAGTCCTCCCCTACCACTCCCCCCCACTCCCTCGGCATTTTGGCTGCCGTACCAACTGGGTGGTACACGCTGGGAATGGTATTTGCCCTCACCCATGCCCCAAGCGCTTCGTCCGACTCATACCCAGGCCCCGGCACGACCTCGGTGGCATTGTACCTAGACAACTCCCCGGTGGTCAtgaacctcctcaaaaacttgatctcctcaaccgccaCATCCACATCTATCGGGTTCGAGGCGGCCCTGTAGTTCACGATCGGCTCGATTTCAATGTCACTACCTGCGGCCGGGTCGATCAACACGGTGCCGCGGCTGACGGGGTGGATGATAATGGGGACAAAAGACGGATCACCCGAAAAGGTTGCgcggagaaaagagaagtCTTTGGCTCGCATCTCGCGAGAGTAGATCTGTTGCTGCTTACGATAGCCTCTGATGATGGTTCTGTCGGTACCTTTGGGTAGATATGTAGCCGGATCCTGAGACTCGTACTTGGATGCGATCCGCTTGAAGGAGCCTGGGGAAACAACTGGCAGCTCGACAGATAATCCTAGCGAGGTTCTTCCcagcccatcatcaaccacggTGATATTTAAGTGCTCTGGGATTGGTGGTGACGTTAACCCTGAAAAGTGTAAGTTGTTAGCTGGTTCCGTCCATCCTCAGCGGCCCTGGATATACATACAACTGAAAGATACTGCAGGTATGAAGGTATGATCCTGAAAATTGTACCCGACACCAGGGAGGTCAACTTCCATCGGTATCCCGGCACGTTTCAAAAGGTCAGCAGGTCCGATGCCGCTCAGCTGCAGGATCTGAGGCGTATGAATGGCGCCGGCAGCTAGGACGACTTCCTTTCTGGCACGAATGGTAGTCTTTTTCGAGCTTTCACCTCGGGGGTAGATTTGAACACCTGCGGCTCTATGGTGATCAAAAACAATCTTGTTCACACGAGTTGCCGTGAGAAGATCGTAGTTGGCGCGGTTGAGACCATCCCAGTGGCCCGTTCGGGAGTAGGACCTCTCTCCCGTGTATGGATTTGTTGAAGTTTGGTAGTACTGTAGGCCAAGCTGCCCACTGCCAGCGTCTGGTGAGACCTTCATCCCCGATAGTCTTTTGGCCGCTTCATAGAAGGCATCTGATAATAGAGACGAGTTGAGTTGCTAGAACGGATATTGAGACAGGCTTATGAAAAGACACTCACGAGTCTTGGGGCTAATCACATTGCCAAAGGTGGCGAAAATGGTATGGTTGGTCGTAAGGTTGCGGCCCCAGTATTTGGTGTCATATCTGAGGTCAAACGCAGCTGTCTCTGGCTTCGGAGTTGTTATCTGGATGCTCTTTTTGAAGTACTTGAGCATGTCAACCCAATTCCAGCGGACTCTTGGATTGCCACCGCCAAGCTCTCCCCAAACGTCGTAGTCTTTTGCGTTTCCTCGCTGGAAAACCATGCCGTTGACGGCCGAGCTCCCGCCAACGACACATCCAATAGACACAGGGAACGTCCTGTTGTTGAGACCAGCAACTGGCGCCGAAGTTATGTTGTAGAGCGTTCCAGGCCTCTGACCATCCGGTTCTGCCATCAATGTCAGAACACAAGACGGATAGAGCCCAACATAAGTCCCTGCACTCACCCAGGTAACCATACTCTATGACCAAGACGCTGTCTTTTGCATGAGTTAGTGTTGATGAGTTCTCAAAAGGCAGGAGATACGAGATAACTCCCTTACGTTTTCCACTCTCGCTGAGACGATCTCCAACCGTCAGGCCAGCGGTTCCGCCCCCAACGATGACATAGTCGTATGTCTCCTTGATGGCTTGGATGCTGGCCGGAAACAACCCTGCAAAGCAGGATACCTGCATGACGCGGTAAAGTCTCATGATGGCTTCACAGAGTATCTCACTTGCTGTGTCTATAGGAGCTCGAGACAACGTACGTACTGGGGACCTGGTCTCTTCTTAAGCCACACTCACGGAGTTCTGCTCCGATTCCAGCTTCACATAATGGAACCCAAGCACAACCTCATATCTCACCCGCATTTATTGGGAACAGGGCGGGAACGAAAAGAGCTCGTCTGTGTAACGTCGCCATACGCCTTGGCGTGCCCATTGGCCACATCGCACTACACGCGGCGCACTAGAGAAGTCGGCTTCTCGGAACCGGGAGTTCATACCGACAGAGGCGCATTGCCGGCTTGGGAATGGATCTTTAGCAGtaaaggaggggttgattgTGACGTTAAAGGCAAGGAACTTTTTTCGCAGCTCCAAGTGGTCCTTTTGAGGCTTGGCCAGGACATACGCAACGGTCGGAAATTTCGGGTAGGTGGAAACCGTAGAATCGCCGTCTATTATACGCCAGGAAATTCCAGTCCATTTCCAACCAGTGGTTGGGTAGCAATACATGTAGTCTAGAAAGAGGCACCTCCATTGCCCTGCCCAAACTCCACAAACCCTCCCACAGCCCCCGACGCAATCAAAAAAATGTCACCACTcctctccttgaccttctaCCCGTTCCCAATAGTCATCCTCCGCCTCGTCATCCGCCCACATGATGCCCTTTGCAGCGTCAAATGCATACCCCGTCTCGCTCCCCCCGTCGGCGTCATCATCCGTCTCATCGCAACTTTCACTAGCTTGGTTTGTCTCTTCGGGATACGATCCATCGTACTCCTTTGGGTCATCCAGCTCAAACTGATCTCCTTCTGGCGTGACCAATACCAAATCAGGGCCCTCAGATCCAGGGTGCTGGTCCGGGTCCTCCCAGCGCCACCAGTCACACCGGGGCAGGGCGCCATGGGTATACAAGTCTGCTTCGCGAAGCTGACGAAGGCTGTAGAGATCCATGCGTCCGTCTGAATCAATGTAGCTGTGTGTGGCCCAGGAGGTGAACTCCAGGCCGGTCCAGGTGGTGTAGTGCACGCTGTAGTCATCCGTGTCGCTTTGGCCGTCGTAGTCGGAGTCTGAATCATGGCTGGGTGGTCCGTTCCCGGCCTGGATACTGGGGTTGTAGTTTACATTGGGTGTCAGCTGGAGCCAGGCGAATTGTGAAGAGATGGGTGAATCCAGCGCGAGATGATGTCCCAACTTTGGGAGGGAATGTGTGAACGACGGGTGGAAGGGGTTCAAGAAGGACGGCGGTTTTGTTCCTGGACCGGGATCTTGCGGGCTCCTGCGCGGACCCCGACGGGGCAAAGCTTGATTTTGCTAGCTCATGCAAAAGCTCTCAGTATTAGAGCTTGCATGAGGTGGGGAAAAGACTTGTCCAAGAAGAACCACATCGCTTATCTCGTATGTTCCATCCTTCTCGAAAGCATCGGGTAGATAATAACGGTCCTCTTCCGCATCTGTCCAGACCAGGAGGAGTGCGTTGGTTCCGTTTCGCCGCCGAGGGAGGCGCATAGTGGTAGTTTGGGTGCCAACCACAGTGGCAACAAGGTAGATTCCTCGCAGATTTGTAAGGTTCCAGGGATTGAGAAGCCCTTCATCGTCGATATAGATGTTCTGGACGCCGTGAC
This region includes:
- a CDS encoding uncharacterized protein (EggNog:ENOG503NYH6; COG:S), with translation MPAATDENGQPLAPTGIHWQVPTSDNLGKTPTHMGIFTENGSGGFVSNLVFEGGAIGWRGGSQQYTATSLQFKNCSTAVDMVWDWGFNWHKIEIDGGSVGFNISGIGGLNDQGIDSVSIIDSVVKNVLIGILAAPRAADVVLDNTVFTNFCIIMVLSGTKYPIIEGTSGTKELTLREYGKQYIHNQGRSSMGQSTDDRPRLAPLLVGMANCLLV
- a CDS encoding uncharacterized protein (EggNog:ENOG503NYH6; COG:S); this encodes MKKLAEKKAATGNTFEASWTTWPTTPEPITPRKQSMLPSWMVTDVARDCGSTTVRPALIYFPLGTYKICTPIIQYYFTQFVGDPNNRPIIKGCETFTGMVLMDVNPYIPGSGINWYISQNQFFRQIRNFVFDL
- a CDS encoding uncharacterized protein (CAZy:AA3; EggNog:ENOG503NUFD; COG:E), which encodes MRLYRVMQVSCFAGLFPASIQAIKETYDYVIVGGGTAGLTVGDRLSESGKHSVLVIEYGYLEPDGQRPGTLYNITSAPVAGLNNRTFPVSIGCVVGGSSAVNGMVFQRGNAKDYDVWGELGGGNPRVRWNWVDMLKYFKKSIQITTPKPETAAFDLRYDTKYWGRNLTTNHTIFATFGNVISPKTHAFYEAAKRLSGMKVSPDAGSGQLGLQYYQTSTNPYTGERSYSRTGHWDGLNRANYDLLTATRVNKIVFDHHRAAGVQIYPRGESSKKTTIRARKEVVLAAGAIHTPQILQLSGIGPADLLKRAGIPMEVDLPGVGYNFQDHTFIPAVSFSWLTSPPIPEHLNITVVDDGLGRTSLGLSVELPVVSPGSFKRIASKYESQDPATYLPKGTDRTIIRGYRKQQQIYSREMRAKDFSFLRATFSGDPSFVPIIIHPVSRGTVLIDPAAGSDIEIEPIVNYRAASNPIDVDVAVEEIKFLRRFMTTGELSRYNATEVVPGPGYESDEALGAWVRANTIPSVYHPVGTAAKMPREWGGVVGEDLMVYGVRGLSVVDASMMPTIVAGTTSMTVYAVAEKAADLIKLRAGTIV